One Capsicum annuum cultivar UCD-10X-F1 chromosome 2, UCD10Xv1.1, whole genome shotgun sequence genomic window carries:
- the LOC107861023 gene encoding uncharacterized protein LOC107861023 isoform X2, protein MIENKLVVSQEQELQVIIHDLLTEAIIKKLPPIWQDFKNYLKHKCKEMSVEDIIIKLSIEEENKAAERRSRGNSTMNRANIVENDHNSKKRKKAGQKSNQSKNKFKRKCFNCDKISHKSTDCRASKKGKKKDQANLAESKKEVDNLCAMLFECNRVENPHKWWMDSGATHNVCTNKELFADFTPIIC, encoded by the exons atgatagaaaataagtTGGTTGTCTCCCAAGagcaggaactgcaagtgatcatccatgatcttcttacggaag CAATAATAAAGAAGCTACCACCCATATGGcaagacttcaagaactatttgaaacacaaatgtAAGGAGATGTCTGTCGAAGATATAATCATTAaattgagcattgaagaagaaaataaggctGCAGAAAGAAGGTCGagaggaaattctacaatgaatagagcaaatattgtagaaaaCGACCACAACTCCAAAAAGCGCAAGAAAGCTGGACAGAAAAGCAATCAATCCAAGAATAAATTCAAGAGAAAGTGCTTTAACTGTGATAAGATTAGCCATAAGTCTACAGATTGTCGTGCctcaaagaaaggcaagaaaaaagaccAAGCAAATCTGGCTGAGTCTAAGAAAGAAGTGGACAATCTGTGTGCTATGCTGTTTGAATGCAACCGGGTAGAAAATCCTCacaaatggtggatggattccggTGCCACCCACAACGTTTGCACTAATAAGGAGTTATTTGCTGATTTTACTCCAATTATTTGCTGA
- the LOC107861023 gene encoding uncharacterized protein LOC107861023 isoform X1, with product MIENKLVVSQEQELQVIIHDLLTEGLIVNEMFYVAAIIKKLPPIWQDFKNYLKHKCKEMSVEDIIIKLSIEEENKAAERRSRGNSTMNRANIVENDHNSKKRKKAGQKSNQSKNKFKRKCFNCDKISHKSTDCRASKKGKKKDQANLAESKKEVDNLCAMLFECNRVENPHKWWMDSGATHNVCTNKELFADFTPIIC from the exons atgatagaaaataagtTGGTTGTCTCCCAAGagcaggaactgcaagtgatcatccatgatcttcttacggaag GTTTGATCGTGAATGAAATGTTTTATGTAGCAGCAATAATAAAGAAGCTACCACCCATATGGcaagacttcaagaactatttgaaacacaaatgtAAGGAGATGTCTGTCGAAGATATAATCATTAaattgagcattgaagaagaaaataaggctGCAGAAAGAAGGTCGagaggaaattctacaatgaatagagcaaatattgtagaaaaCGACCACAACTCCAAAAAGCGCAAGAAAGCTGGACAGAAAAGCAATCAATCCAAGAATAAATTCAAGAGAAAGTGCTTTAACTGTGATAAGATTAGCCATAAGTCTACAGATTGTCGTGCctcaaagaaaggcaagaaaaaagaccAAGCAAATCTGGCTGAGTCTAAGAAAGAAGTGGACAATCTGTGTGCTATGCTGTTTGAATGCAACCGGGTAGAAAATCCTCacaaatggtggatggattccggTGCCACCCACAACGTTTGCACTAATAAGGAGTTATTTGCTGATTTTACTCCAATTATTTGCTGA
- the LOC107857888 gene encoding ice nucleation protein-like: MSYGVSEYGRSGIESDETGYGKNSTHDSDVYGSGGYGTKIVTGHAKKSEYKDKSSSYGSGYGNDSAGRGTKIVSGHAKKSGYEDKSLGYGSGYGNESCGYGTKIVSYYGSGLGNDSGGYRTKTVPDYESGRYETKNFGYGFGYGNNSSGYGTKTVSDYGSGYSGGHGTKIVSGHAKKSEYGDKNLGYGSGYKNDSGGHGTKIVSDNAKKSGYEDKCLGYGSCYENDSYAHGTKTISDHAKKSEYEDKSSSYGSGYENESVGHGTKIVSGHAKKNEYEDKSLGYGSSYENDSGGHGTKTVGFNWKMTMDSQVHDVPTTVAATSVATTSRTNALPWNKDNKRVVVSAGTKVQDRGYRN; encoded by the exons ATGTCTTATGGTGTAAGTGAGTATGGTAGGAGTGGTATTGAATCTGATGAAACCGG TTACGGAAAAAATAGTACTCATGACTCTGATGTGTACGGGTCCGGTGGATATGGGACCAAAATCGTAACTGGTCATGCAAAGAAAAGTGAATACAAGGATAAGAGTTCAAGTTACGGGTCTGGTTACGGAAATGACTCTGCTGGACGTGGGACCAAAATCGTATCCGGTCATGCAAAGAAAAGTGGATATGAGGATAAGAGTTTAGGTTATGGGTCTGGTTATGGAAATGAATCTTGTGGATATGGGACAAAAATCGTATCATATTATGGGTCTGGTTTAGGAAATGACTCTGGTGGATATAGGACTAAAACTGTACCAGATTATGAGTCTGGTAGATATGAGACCAAAAAT TTTGGTTATGGGTTTGGTTACGGAAATAACTCTAGTGGATATGGAACTAAAACTGTATCGGATTATGGGTCTGGTTACTCTGGTGGACATGGGACCAAAATAGTATCTGGTCATGCAAAGAAAAGTGAATACGGGGATAAGAATTTGGGTTACGGATCTGGTTATAAAAATGACTCTGGTGGACATGGGACCAAAATCGTATCCGATAATGCAAAGAAAAGTGGATATGAGGATAAGTGTTTGGGTTATGGGTCTTGTTACGAAAATGACTCTTATGCACATGGGACCAAAACCATATCTGATCATGCAAAGAAAAGTGAATACGAGGATAAGAGTTCAAGTTATGGATCTGGTTACGAAAATGAATCTGTTGGACATGGGACCAAAATAGTATCCGGACATGCAAAGAAAAATGAATACGAGGATAAGAGTTTGGGTTACGGCTCTAGTTACGAAAATGACTCTGGTGGACATGGGACCAAAactgttgggtttaattg gaaaatgactatGGATAGTCAAGTGCATGATGTTCCAACGACTGTGGCAGCAACTAGTGTTGCCACAACGAGTCGTACAAATGCTCTGCCG tggaacaaaGACAACAAAAGAGTTGTGGTGAGCGCTGGAACGAAAGTACAAGACAGAGGATacaggaactaa